One genomic window of Tamandua tetradactyla isolate mTamTet1 unplaced genomic scaffold, mTamTet1.pri scaffold_65a, whole genome shotgun sequence includes the following:
- the LOC143673251 gene encoding olfactory receptor 8H1-like: MESRNNTNVPNFILMGLTESGETQLVLFTLFLLIYLITVLGNTGMILLIHLDLQLHTPMYFFLSQLSFLDLCYSTVIVPKTLENLTSNKYISFVGCFTQMSFFFLLCITEFFLLSSMAYDRYVAICNPLNYPVVMSMRLCHVLIAGSYMIGFTESLVNLIYMNTLHFCKSNVIYHFFCDVIPVLVLSCTDTRDSEIMLSIDASLNVLLSLTIISISYGSILSTILKINSTSGKCKAFSTCASHLLGVTIYYSTTIFIYLKPKKSYSLGKDQVASVFYTMVTPMLNPLIYSLRNKEVKNALIRFMKKRDGVR; the protein is encoded by the coding sequence ATGGAAAGCAGGAATAACACAAATGTGCCCAACTTCATCCTTATGGGATTGACAGAATCTGGGGAAACCCAGTTGGTCCTCTTTACACTATTTCTCCTGATATACCTGATTACTGTGCTGGGCAATACAGGGATGATACTGTTAATTCACCTGGATCTCCaacttcacacccccatgtattttttcctcagcCAGCTCTCATTCCTTGACCTCTGTTACTCAACAGTCATTGTACCAAAAACATTGGAAAATTTGACTTCCAACAAATATATTTCATTCGTAGGCTGCTTCAcccagatgtctttttttttcttgttgtgcatcactgaatttttccttctctcttccatggcctatgaccgctatgtagcTATTTGCAATCCTTTAAATTACCCAGTTGTCATGTCCATGAGACTCTGCCATGTTCTTATTGCTGGATCCTATATGATTGGCTTCACTGAATCATTAGTCAATCTTATTTACATGAACACTCTGCATTTCTGCAAATCCAATgtaatttatcactttttctgtgatgtAATTCCAGTGTTAGTTCTGTCCTGCACAGACACTCGTGACTCTGAAATCATGCTATCCATTGACGCTAGCTTAAATGTACTGTTGTCTCTTACCATAATCTCTATCTCTTATGGGTCCATTCTGTCCACTATCCTGAAAATTAATTCCACCTCAGGAAAGTGCAAAGCCTTCTCTACTTGTGCTTCCCACCTCTTGGGAGTCACTATCTATTACAGCactacaatttttatttatttaaaaccaaaaaagTCTTATTCCTTAGGAAAGGATCAAGTGGCTTCTGTGTTTTATACTATGGTAACCCCCATGCTGAATCCACTCATTTATAGTCTTAggaacaaagaagtgaaaaatgctctCATTAGATTCATGAAGAAGAGAGATGGTGTGAGATAA